A stretch of DNA from Takifugu flavidus isolate HTHZ2018 chromosome 13, ASM371156v2, whole genome shotgun sequence:
GTGTTTACTTGATGCTAAACCTGATCTTACAGATTTTGTACCTCTGCTCACTCAGCCATGAGAGACGGAAGGATCCGCCCACATGTGCAGCCTCAAGTTTCTAGACAGACAGTCTCTGATCCAGAATCAGTTCTCTTGCAGTCACAAATGTGATGCCGGTTGCTTATGAGAGCTTTAAAGTTTTTTTCAGGTGCGTAGGACAAATGAGACGTTTTTAGGACAACAATAGTTGCTAACTTCTCAAGTACTGTTGCCAGACCACATTCTGCCACCAGACCTACAGAAAGAAAGTTCCCTTAAAATAACCGTCCAGATGTTTTGATGACATCGTCTGACTGAGGAAACAGCAGAAGCTCCTGCACGAACAACTGTGACAACTGTTCAACTAAAGCAGCTACAACGGTGAGAGTTTAGGACccaacctttgaccttctgaTCTGAAACTAAACGTGTCAAATGGACAACAGTTCTAGCTTAGATTAGCCTCATTGTTGCCCCAcctctgaggaggagctggagcttcaCATGAACATGGATCACATGACCCTTAGTTGAcatttccacagatgctctaaCATTAAAGATTTGTTTACCCATTAGCCTGCAGAAGTGATTCAGCTTCTTGGTTTGTTCTTTGATGTTCTTCATCACAGACTCCAAACATCCAACGCTAGCATTTTTACAATTAGCTTGTGTCCCATCACGTTTCAATTGCTGGGTGTCTTTTCACAGAGGGGGAGGAGTTAATCCAACAATATCAGGGCGTCAGTGACCCGCGAGCCACCAACAAACTCACCGAAACACAGACACGATTTAGCAGCTCATCAGATGGTGAATTCCGAGATGAAATGAGTCTTCATCTGCAGCACAGTCATTCACAACTGGAAGGTAGGTGTTCCTCACAATGGTGTTAATATCACCTGCACCTGGGTTAGCATAAGAGCAATAAGTAAGCATCTTTGCACAGGAAGTAGTTTTGTATGAACATGGTTATTTGGGGACAGGCAGTTGATATAAAAACTAAGTAGAAGTGGGAAGCAGGGTCCTTGCTCCCTTTCACATGATGTGATGGAGGAAAGCCAGCATGAGTCTGTCAGTGTGCGGTATGAAAAACCAGTGGATTGTGGGTATTTCAGAGGGGAGAGATTCTGAAAACAAGATGTCGGAACAAACTTTGAGGATCTGGAGACGCTGAACAATAAACGTCACTTTAATGTTGTTCCAAAACCAAACTAGATGGCGCCGTGTGGTGGACAAACCAGGAATACCTGGAAACAATTTCTTTGCAAGCAAACAAAAATTAGAATTATGTGATATTTGACCCCCTGACCAAGGTTACAGCTAGGGTTAGGCTTATGATTAGCAGCCTAACCTCATCTGGATCCACTTTTACTATCTTTTTGCAACAAACCATCAAAGCCAGAATCCAGTTTGCATTAATTCTTGGTGCTCTGGGGGTCTTCCCTGTGGTCTGGAACATTTCAGTGGTTTGGTGGACAGCACCACTAGGGTTTGTGTTGGAACAGCGCTGATGGAAAACCGTCTTGCTGGCATGATGATGGAACTGCCCCACCTGAAGAAATGCTTTCAGAGGAGGCATCTAATAAATCCACCTTCAATTTTTTTGAAGGAAGAATGTTTATGATTTCCAGCTGACCCCTCCCCCTGCCCAAGGCCACCTCCTGCTCTTTTTTCACTCTGGTTGTAACCGGACCAAATGAATGATGAAAGATTTTCCGTGGCGGTCTGGAAGCAACCTCTGTGGTCTTGTTTCCCAAGAGCCAGGTCACAAAACCTCCCTGATGCtggaaaaactgaaatatgAATTCTTCACATGtggggtgggggatgggggttGGCTACATGAACGGTTTCTGTCAGATGTTCTAATAACTGCATCAGAAACTGCTCACAACTAAATCTGCAGTATAATGTCCCAACGGGAATGTTGTGAATCAtgaaaaaccaacaaagcaGTTGTGGGAACCAGGACATCATTAACATGGCGCTTCCTCTCTCTCAAGCAGAACAGCTTtgtgttttgttgggttttattttgcTGAGAAATTGGACCCGTTTTCTGTTTGATTATTTCTGCTCGCTGAACCTCAAAATGTCTTTGTGCTTGGTCCGCTTTTATAGGACCGCTAATTGCTCTACAGGGAGACTGGGGCCATGGCGCTGATGGAGCTTGGCCTCCTGGTACTGGCCTTGTGGGTTGGCTGGGACAGAAAGCTCCAAGTTTGGGCAAATCAGATGAAACCTGCCCGGGCACCTTTGATCCCTCACCGGCCTTTCGTCGTAGTTTGGAATGCTCCCACTGAGTCCTGCCGTCTGAGGTTCAAGGTGGATCTAGATCTCAGTGTTTTTGACATTGTAGCAAACCTTAATGAGACCCTCAGTGGCCCAAATGTCACCATTTTCTACCACAGCCATTTGGGATACTACCCGTACTACGCTGTGTCAGGAGAACCCATCAATGGTGGACTACCACAGAACCAGAGCATTTCCAAACACCTGACCAAGGCACGAGCTGATATCGAAAAGCTCATCCCTCAAAAGGACTTCCGTGGCCTCGGAGTTATTGACTGGGAGAACTGGAGGCCTCAGTGGGTCCGAAACTGGGGCTCTAAGGACATCTATCGCATCAAGTCCAAGGAACAGATCCGGAATCTTCACCCAAACTGGCCAGACAGCAAAATTGAGAAGGAGGCAAAAGAAAGTTTTGAGAGGGCGGGACTAGCCTTCATGAACCTGACTTTGGCACTGGCTGAAGGACGTAGGCCAGATGGACTGTGGGGGTTTTATCTCTTCCCAGATTGTTACAACTATGGGTACAAACAACACCCTCAGAGGTACACTGGAGAATGCCCCAACGTTGAACATGTACGAAACGACCACCTTATGTGGCTTTGGAAGGAAAGCACGGCGCTTTACCCATCCATCTACCTGGACTATGAGCTCAAGTCTTCTCCCAACACTGTAAAGTTTGTCCACTACCGAGTCAAAGAGGCCCTGAGGATCGCATCTATTGCCCGGACAGACTTCACCTTACCTGTGTTTGTCTACTCCAGACCATTCTACGCCTACACCTTTGTGATTCTTTCCGAGGTAAAGttgaaggcttttttttcaTAACTGAACACTTTGTCCTTTGTGATAACATTAGGAAGTCTGAGCACGCctgtttaaaatgctttttcaaAAGAAGGTGATCAGGAGAGAGCAAGCAGTCTGAAACTGTCCTATTTTATTATAGAGTGATCTGGTCCACACTATCGGTGAAAGTGCTGCCCTGGGAGCCTCAGGCATCATCCTCTGGGGATCCTCAGAGTACGCTCGTTCACAGGTAAAACCAATAATAATCACCCAAACAAGGTTTATGGCAAGATGGAATGTGACACATTGTGTGTAACCAGCTGTTTCCCAATGCAGCTCCTCAGAATCCAGTATGGAACATGCAAGAAAAAACactgtctttcttcttctatgtTTTTAAACAGACACAAGCTTACAAGGGAAAGGCCACAGCTTGTTAAAAATCTATTACAGTTAAGATTAGACAAAGCTGGCTATAGCTAGGCTGAATAGATATCACacacatatttaatatttatcacAGGTGTAGTTGAAAAGTCAACCTTTGATAAGACTTATAAAATGTTTGTCTCCTTCAGAAAAACTGTCTGACGGTGAAGAAGTTCATCGATGGTCCGCTGGGACATTATGTCATCAACGTCACCTCGGCCACCAAACTGTGCAGCAAAGCACTCTGCAAGAAGAACGGCAGGTGCATTCGGAAGAGCCTTGACTCTGGCGCCTACCTGCACCTTAACCCACACTTTTTCCACATCCGCCATGACCCGACCCTGAAGGGACGGCGCTTCCACGTCAGCGGTCACCTCAACCATGATGACATTCTGGCCATGAAGCAGAAGTTCACCTGTCAGTGCTACAAAGGCTGGACAGGGGTTTACTGTGAGATGCCCCAGGCTCCGCCCTGTCCTCCTGGTCGTCTTCTCCATCCTGCCATCCATCAACCTCAGCCCAGCCAAACCAACTTAGTGGCAGATGTTCTCATCTTCCTTTCTGTACATTTCTCCTGCCTCTGCGTCATCGTCTTCCTTGGACTCTGTCTGATCATCAAGTGTTTGACCCTTTGAAGATTTGACCTCACATCAGTCAGAGGAACCTCCGCCAGAACCACAGACTTGGAAATAGGATCCCCCTTTTTTGAGTTCCTCAGATAAGGGGTCTATCCAAGGTTCCCAGATCCAATGACCCTGCAGGAGAGAAGATTAATGGATGATTTGATTAAACATCGTTATTGAGTAGCTTATTATTGtgattcctgtttttttgttaCTGATCCAAGATGTCAAATAGCTAATAAATGTTTTGATCTCATATTGTCTCATTGTCTCATTATTGTCTCAATAATCATGTGATTATTCAGCCTCAGAGGCCACTGATCTGTGCTAGTTGTCACATCTTTaacatgtctgtgtagattctcaatcatccaggtcattgtatccaaggtagttttctctgtcaactggactgggtttcttctcttgaagacgttttgccttctatccagaaggcttcttcagttctgaaatcgctggggagagagcttgaaaatatatagcccctgtggaccatttgcatgctaatgatctgggtggtcgcctgagagtcgttagcagcgtcgttggtcgggtcattcacctagtttctgttgaggtgtctcccctttgtctgctggatcacatggtggtgagccaggttttggtgaaggcccagtctgggtagccacatgttttgagagctgtcttaatgtggtcctgttccttctttctgccttgggatgtggtgggtatttctctggcccagtgttggagagttctgatcactcccaacttgtgttccagtgggtggtgaagtcaaactgaaggtactggtcggtatgtgtaggttttctgtagacttcgatggtgagatttctgtcctcagtgttcttgactgcgcagtccagaaaggccaaactgtttccttttacatcttcccgggtgaattttacatgctcgtctgttttgttgaggtgatcggagaacgcttccaattcttcacccgggaagatgtaaaaggaaacagtttggcctttctggactgcgcagtcaagatcactgaggacagaaatctcaccatcgaagtctacagaaaacctacacaccttcaccaaaacctcaagaaagcgagaccccagcaaaggagaggacgagagaaacaaacgccgcagcgtttccatcccctacctgtccggagtctcggagaagtttaggaggatcctccagaaacacgacataccggttcatttcaaacccagcaacactctcagacagaggttagtacacccaaaggacaaaacaccaagacccaaacaaagtaatgttgtttatgctgtacagtgtcaggagaaatgcaaggaactgtacattggggaaaccaaacaacctctccacagaagaatggcacaacacagacgtgccacctctttgggtcaagattcagcagtccacttacacctaaaggagagtgggcactccttcgaggacagccaagtaaggatactggccagagaagaccgctggtttgaaaggggtgtcaaggaagctatccatgtcaaattggaaaaaccatccttaaacagaggtggtggcctgaggcacttcctatcacccacatacaatgcagtcctccactccttccaacagcaaaacaaacattgacaccattccaggagacccagtgactcaccaccatgtgatccagcagacaaaggggagacacctcaacagaaactaggtgaacgaccagaccaacgaccctgctaacgactctcaggcgaccacccagatcattagcatgcaaatggcccacaggggctatatattttcaagctctctccccagcgatttcagaactgaagaagccttctggatagaaggcaaaacgtcttcaagagaagaaacccagtccagttgacagagaaaactaccgtGGACACATCTTTAACAGTTTTAgtgaaattaataaataaattctaACCTGTTCAAACACCAGCTGGTAACAGAACTTTGATTATTAGTCTTTCAAGAATCAAGTCAATCCAGTCAAGAAAGAACAAAGGTGTAATTACACCCTTAATGTATCTGAGTTGCAGCTAAATTCTAGGAGATCACATCAAAGTCTGTAGCTCTGCCTAGGAACCCCAAAGATTCCAAATGGTTTTTGGGCCACTTCTGAGATGCTGATCCTACAACAACCTCAGAACACCTGGAGGGCAAACATCACAGTGAAAGAAACTTGGCTGGTGAGAACGTGCTGGAAACATTGAGGATCATGTGACCACTGGCCACACAGTCACACTGAACTTCTCCTTCCAGTAATCTGTCCCTCAGGTCTCAGATCAGAAGGTATcaacagtgatgaagatgattaTAATGTCACTGCTGTTGACAAGATTACCTGACCTGTGGAAAACAAGGAACAAAGAAATTAGGTGATTGAATTTGTTGTATAGCAGTGGAATGTGGCACCATCACAGATGGAAATCTGCACTTCCTGTATCGGTATCCAACAGTCCAAACATCAtttcctccaccagcagctccaggtcatTCCAGCAGTCCATCCAAatgttcctgcatgtgtgtgtgtgtgtgtgtgtgtgtgtgtgtgtgtgtgtgtgtgtgtgtgtgtgtgtgtgtgtgcaggagcctCCATCACTGAGAAGCTTGGAACACACAgacctccagctgctgtgaGAATGTGGTCTGGATCCATCATCTTCAGGTACAGGACTGCTAATGTTagtgtgacttcctgttttcatgaACTGCTACACACAACAATCCTGACGTCAGCCAAGAAACTCataaaacacaccacacaaacacacacacacacacagagacatacacacaaagacacacacacacagcttaatTACACAGGGAAAATATAATTGCTAACAACAGTTTGACACCCAAACATACACAGATACTCATGCACAGACAGGGACACACAAATGTAGAtggacacccacacacaaacacatgcatgaTCACAGTATGAGTCAGCATAGACAGGTTGTGTGTAATTTTTAAGTGAACTCAGGGAGCAAATTAGACAAGTTCAGAGAGAAGATTTGAAATTTCAGGGCGTTAGTAgggaacacacactcacacgcgcacatatacacacatgcaaacactgacacacacacacacacagagacatacacacaaagacacacacacacagcttaatTACACAGGGAAAATATAATTGCTAACAACAGTTTGACACCCAAACATACACAGATACTCATGCACAGACAGGGACACACAAATGTAGAtggacacccacacacaaacacatgcatgaTCACAGTATGAGTCAGCATAGACAGGTTGTGTGTAATTTTTAAGTGAACTCAGGGAGCAAATTAGACAAGTTCAGAGAGAAGATTTGAAATTTCAGGGCGTTAGTAgggaacacacactcacacacgcacatatacacacatgcaaacactgacacacacacacacacatgcaaacacgcacacacacgcgcgcgcacccacacagacatacacacacactgtctttGCATCATTAGCTTAAAGACATTGCTGATTCAGCAGGATGAAGCAGAACCGTCACTTGCCACAGGTTGGTTGACATGGTGAAGATATGACACACATATGAAGAGCAGCACATTCGCATGTAGCAGGTAAGTGGATTGGACTGCTCGTCTATacctttactttatttttttagcaaATTCTTCTACCCCCACTACACACCTCAGGGTGTTGCTGTGCACGGCGGGCTGCCGCAGAACTGCAGCCTGGATCTGCATCTGTTCAAAGTGTATCAGGATGCTTTTGGTTCTCTTCTTTCATTCCTGCATTGACCTTCAGGcagttgagtgtgtgtgtgtgtgtgatgaattaaaaaacacatgttTCTGTTGGGAAACTCCGTGTGAATATCAGACAGACGAGTCTCACTGACTTTGTTGGGCGCAACTGTGGTTAGCCGCTGGAATGTGTGTAAATGCTGGTGGCTCATGAAACCAGATTTAATCAGCCACGACAACGAAGCTGAAGAAGACGAGAGGCGTTGATGGATTTCCTCTTTTCAACTGGATCTACTCCAGAATCGCTGACgtagcatcatcatcatcatcatcatcatcatcatcatcatcatcatcatcatcatcatcatcatcaattggttttaatcatcatcatcaactgGTCTTCCAGATTAAAAACTGTTTTCCTGATATTTCTCAACAAGTCAACAAAGGATCCTGAAACCACATGATTCTTCAAAATCCTTTTCAGGAGGGTTTTTCATCTTCACAGTTTTTCTTTATTGCAATTACAGAAGCAATGCTAATCTTTGTTAGCTTGTGTTATAAATGTTTGTGTGCCTCTGATCATCATTGGGGGCTGGGTCATTTCAGGTGGGGGCTAGCCCTCAGGCCCCTACAAGGGGTGCCATGTGGCTTCAGTGGGGACAGATACAGTCACAGAGggctgtcagctgtgtgtgtcctgctctgCATATGTGTAAACATCCATGTGAACTGTTTAGTTGATGTTTACATGCTGCTGATTGGATGAAATGATCTGAGCAGGatttagcccctccccctccctcctccacctcccctctccGTTCTCTAATCGCTGTGTTGTGGCGATGATGacgttctctcctcctcctcctccggcgtGCACATAAAACTCTGGCTGACTCGACGTCTTTGACTCATCTGAGGCTTCCTGTGCATGACAGCTGTTGGGACCAATGACCACTGACCCCACCACCCTCTGTAGCATGCAGCATCTACAGGTGAGTTCTTCGGACAAACTTTTTGCCAACaacttctgctgttttctgttttcttctttctctggGAGGCGGGAACTTCCCGACATGTGTGGCTGATGAAGGGAGACAGAGGTGGCAGTGGtggggtggtgatggggggAGTCTGTCATTCCTGAAACGTTAGCAGAGCAATTCTGTAATTTAGAGATCAGACTGAGCTGCAACAGTCACATTAAAGTTTCCCTCCCTGAGCGGCTCTCAATAGCgcttgtgtgctgctgctgtgagatGTCTATGTCACCTTGACAGGCTCTCAAGATCCTCAGGTGATAGAATTTACGGATGAGTTCCACTGCTAATCTCTTTCCAAAAGTCAGTATGTTTCTGAAAGAACTGGGATGTTTCAGATGTTTCAACTGTTTCCTGTTACTTACACTGGGACCGAGAGGGCTGGTGATTGGTTATACTGGTGCAGAAAAGatagatgactggttatacttgGACAGAGATGACAGATGATTGGTTATACTTGGACAGAGAAGACATATAACTGGTTATACTTGGACAGAGAAGACAAATGATTcattatagtgggacagagaggaccgGTGACTGGTTATACCGGGGCAGAGTGGACATATAACTGTTATACTGTGACAGAGGACCAGTGACTGGTTGTACTGAGACAGAAAGGATGattggttatactgggacagggaggttAGATGCTTGTTagatactgggacagggaggaggacagatgaTTGCTTATAGGAGGATAGATGATTCATCatagtgagacagagaggaccggtgactggttatactgggacataGAGGATATATAACTGtaatactgggacagagaggacagatttGCTGAAGAGATTGATGAAGAGGACAATGAAATAGGATAATAAAGAGGACAAAGAAGAGAATGAAGAAGGGGACGATGAAGCGGATGATGAAGAGGACCAAGAAGAGGACCATGAAGAGGACCATGAAGAGGACAATGTATAGTTCcatctgtagttccagttactattatagacagacaaattatcatacttagggggtcgtctaatcattaggttaacatcttagctgtgctgttataggccaaggccgccagggtccagaaacatgatcacctgacaggcctctgtcaccccactgggtcatggtttcctctcctctcctctcctctcctttcctctcctttcctcctcctcatcaagcagactagtttttctgcccccccccccttctctattcatttacacgtatcgctgccttcggagctgcattatgacctccggccccgctgacccactgtacaaatagtttatttttgtgtgtgtttctgtgctctgtgcccgtcctctcctctcctctcctctcctctcctcctctcctctcctctctcctctcctctcctctcctctcctctcctctcctctctctttacccagccggccatgagcaggagggtccccctacatgagcctggtcctgctcaaggtttcttccttttaaaggggagtttttccttgccactgttgcttgtctggggttaggccctgggaatctggaaagcgccttgaaacaattttgattgtaaaagacgctatataaataaagattgatttgattttgacaaTGAAGAGGACTTTTCCTGGGATAGCATTGTCAGTACCATCTGGTGTGTTGGAGCGTCATTTGGAGCCTGATGAGACGCAGAAGTGTTTTAACTGGGAAGATTCTTGCAGGACCGCAACACAGAAAGTCTATGAAAACATCGCTAGAGCAGAAGGTCCCCTGAGAAGGGCTGGGACTGGTAAAAACAGACCAGTGGGATCCTGGTTGGTGGAacaacagaagaggaggagacagaagtgaGACTGAAGGATCTTCATCTTTCTGCTGAGATGCAGCATCATGGTTGGCAGCCAGGCCTCTCATTATGGCTTCAGCTCTCTCCACGTCCTCCACAGGATGACCACATGTCAACAGGAAAACAgccgcctctgcagctccattcCTCCCTGGCTGtcaatgacttcctgtctggaccaACTTCAGCTGCACCATCAACTGGATGGACAGAAGGCTTCAAGCAACAGTCACAgatgagaataaaaaaaacctttcaacTCCTTTTCCTCATTTCAGTACCTGTTGGGGTTAGCTAAGAGCTAACTATCACTGCCAGCTGGTGAAAATGTTGGATCACACTGCTGTAGGACACCAGAGAACTTAAATAACTTTATAAGTTCTtctatgtttgtttgtttttttatcttcTCAGAATGATTGACAGCTCTTGCTGAAGGATGCCTCTGGGACCAGTGGGCGGGGTGTCTTCCTCCCATCATGTAGTACCTGTTGCTCTGATCTGCTCCTGGCTCCTCCTGCTACTCCACACTGCCTTTGGGCAGAAACCTGCCAAATTACCTCTGATTGGCCGAAAGCCCTTCATCGCTGCGTGGAATGCTCCTCTGGACATGTGCACCATCAAGTACAACATCAGCACCAACATTGACAGACTGTTCCACATCTATGGCAGCCCCCGGGCAGAGTGGACGGGCCAGAATATCACCATCTTCTATGCAAACCGCCTGGGTTTCTACCCCCACTACACACCTCAGGGTGTTGCTGTGCACGGCGGGCTGCCGCAGAACTGCAGCCTGGATCTGCATCTGTTCAAAGCGTATCAGGACATCACCCACTTCATCCCCGCACAGGACTTCCGAGGTCTTGCCGTCATCGACTGGGAGTTCTGGCGGCCTCAGTGGAACCGTAACTGGCATAAGAAAGACATCTACCGGCGCAGGTCTAAGGAGCTGACGGCCAAGGCGTATGTAAATGTAACGGAGttgcaggtggaggagctggcTCGCAGAAGGTTCGAGAAGAGTGCCAAGGCCTTCATGCAGAGGACGATCCAGCTGGGCATTCGACTCCGTCCAAACACCCTCTGGGGTTTCTACCTCTACCCTGACTGCCACAACTACAACCTGCATGAGCAGAACTACAGTGgcttctgccccctgctggagaggcTGAGGAACGACGAGCTTCAGTGGCTGTGGAACAGCAGCAGTGCGCTCTTCCCCTCGGTGGCCATCCGGAAGAACCACAGCGACAGTGACATCAATCTGCACTTCTCCCAGCACAGAATCAGAGAGTCGCTGCGTGTCGCATCGCTCACGTCCAGGGAATATGACCTCCCAACCTTTGTCTACCTGAGGCTGGGCTACCGGGACGAGGCACTGACCTTCCTCACTGCGGTAAGAACACAGTTCCCACAAGGTGACGTATGATGTCCTGCTTAGTCAAAGTGCACCACATACCAGTTCGGGTCATTCTTTTAGTGCAGTCTAACAAATCTGGTCTAAAGTTATGAGATGTTTCCAGTTATATTGGAGACCTGTTGATCATCCATTTACTCTCAGAAGCTTTGAACTGAAGCTCAGAAATGAAAGTCTGATGAAAACATGtatttctttgtttaaaaactattttaacactgttttaaaaccattttaaaatggttgtcTGCTATCATCTAGCAGAGGCTAACAGAACAGCAGCTGCGACCTCCTGTGCTCACTTCCTGTGGTCATCTGACTCTTGTCTGTTTCTGCAGAAAGACTTGATCCACACCATTGGGGAGAGCGCTGCCCTGGGAGCAGCAGGATTCGTCATCTGGGGAGATCTGAACCTGACCTCATCCAGGGTGGGTTTCAGTTCTGTCAGCACTAATCTAGATTTGTAATCTAACATCATCAATCAGAGATctgattgttattttatttgtgcTGACGAGACAACTGAGGTGAGACTGAGAGACGCAGAGTTCAATTACCCCAGaacgatgatgtcatccagTGGTAAAATGTTGTGAGCACATCCCGAACCATCAGAACCTCAGCTGAAATTTATAGGCACTTGTAGACAACAATCAAATCCAGATGAAGGGATTATAACTGATTAACTGCACACTTCTGCAAAGACTGAAGGCTCAggaatcattgtgtgtgtgtgtgtgtctgtgtgttcgtgtgtgttcacttgctacatactgagcactaaaatcctcattctactagcaaagtgaagacattttggcTGTTCCTCACAGCTTCAAAGGACAGTTTGAGAtttaagacctggttttaaggttggaGCTACAACTGGGTTGAGGTCAGGGGCCAGAGCTCAGGTATTCGGATCCCTGAAGATTAGATGAGAGGGTTTAGGTAAGGAGTTGGGTGATGCATCATATTGAtgtaagtcctcacaaagatagaagtaccaTTCAGCTGATGTTATCTGGTTTCTCCTCTGGGAGTTTTGAGCAACATAATTGAGTTGAAGCTTCTGCTTCAATTTTCAACCAttcttgtgtttctgcagcatAACTGCACCAGAGTCAGGTCCTTCTTGCGCCACCATCTGGGCCGCTACATCACCAACGTCACTCGAGCCGCCGAGTTCTGCAGCGACTTCCTGTGCCAGGGAAATGGCCGCTGTGTCCGCCGGGACCCTCATGCACACCACTACCTCCACCTGAGTGCCAGAAGTTTCCGCATCCACCTCTCCGCTGATGGCGGCTTCACTGTGACTGGTTGGCCCTCGCAGTGGGAGCTGCAGTTGCTGTCGCGCAGGTTTCGCTGCCACTGTTACGAAGGTCACGAAGGCGAGCGTTGCGACAGCATCAATGAAGTGAGGGAGGACGGCGGGCCatggaaggaggaagatgaggatgatgagcagGAGTGGCAGCGGTGGAAGAACGAGCAGGACAAACAGTGTGCGGGAGGCCGGAGTGGCGCCACACTAACAGGATACAAACAGGATCTGGTTGTATTGGT
This window harbors:
- the LOC130536188 gene encoding hyaluronidase-4; protein product: MPLGPVGGVSSSHHVVPVALICSWLLLLLHTAFGQKPAKLPLIGRKPFIAAWNAPLDMCTIKYNISTNIDRLFHIYGSPRAEWTGQNITIFYANRLGFYPHYTPQGVAVHGGLPQNCSLDLHLFKAYQDITHFIPAQDFRGLAVIDWEFWRPQWNRNWHKKDIYRRRSKELTAKAYVNVTELQVEELARRRFEKSAKAFMQRTIQLGIRLRPNTLWGFYLYPDCHNYNLHEQNYSGFCPLLERLRNDELQWLWNSSSALFPSVAIRKNHSDSDINLHFSQHRIRESLRVASLTSREYDLPTFVYLRLGYRDEALTFLTAKDLIHTIGESAALGAAGFVIWGDLNLTSSRHNCTRVRSFLRHHLGRYITNVTRAAEFCSDFLCQGNGRCVRRDPHAHHYLHLSARSFRIHLSADGGFTVTGWPSQWELQLLSRRFRCHCYEGHEGERCDSINEVREDGGPWKEEDEDDEQEWQRWKNEQDKQCAGGRSGATLTGYKQDLVVLVLLLNWLLTTVVQW
- the hyal6 gene encoding hyaluronoglucosaminidase 6 is translated as MALMELGLLVLALWVGWDRKLQVWANQMKPARAPLIPHRPFVVVWNAPTESCRLRFKVDLDLSVFDIVANLNETLSGPNVTIFYHSHLGYYPYYAVSGEPINGGLPQNQSISKHLTKARADIEKLIPQKDFRGLGVIDWENWRPQWVRNWGSKDIYRIKSKEQIRNLHPNWPDSKIEKEAKESFERAGLAFMNLTLALAEGRRPDGLWGFYLFPDCYNYGYKQHPQRYTGECPNVEHVRNDHLMWLWKESTALYPSIYLDYELKSSPNTVKFVHYRVKEALRIASIARTDFTLPVFVYSRPFYAYTFVILSESDLVHTIGESAALGASGIILWGSSEYARSQKNCLTVKKFIDGPLGHYVINVTSATKLCSKALCKKNGRCIRKSLDSGAYLHLNPHFFHIRHDPTLKGRRFHVSGHLNHDDILAMKQKFTCQCYKGWTGVYCEMPQAPPCPPGRLLHPAIHQPQPSQTNLVADVLIFLSVHFSCLCVIVFLGLCLIIKCLTL